From a region of the Candidatus Eremiobacterota bacterium genome:
- a CDS encoding protein kinase, translating to MGKISEGRECESMELDAGTVVSERYRIVSVLGKGAMSTVYLVDDLAQPGARWALKEILSTLLDPAEQHDALAMFEQECGILKSLNHPGLPKVIDHFATDRGHCLVMEYVEGESLQARLVKRGRPFEVDEVLPWIIQINDILQYLHSQIPPVIFRDLKPSNIMITTRGRAKLIDFGIARHFAPEKVRDTFVMGTPGFSAPEQYGKKQTDSRSDLYSLGATAYFLVTGEDLEQFVFNVPPVNAYAAGAPPWFAGLLSRLLENDADKRFQSAASLKQYIEAHKGSTVSPPSPQAAPSPQAPLPPVSAPVTTTAPQKIIPFISSPWTAMVIFIMFLMMGCVPYVGPFFLIAGVIGILVLWFLSLCALVSSLVRADSDSAREAAKVLVGITLIIGLPALVIIPNIMRARSSGQLTGCKSNVKNIGTALEMYASDNDKLYPLTIEKVTPMYLKIIPTCPSAGRDTYRESYMLNAGRDAYTIYCRGSFHKEIMCGPDFPQYDSVQGLIEPAYR from the coding sequence GTGGGGAAGATCTCTGAGGGAAGGGAATGCGAGAGCATGGAGCTTGATGCCGGCACAGTGGTATCGGAAAGATACCGAATTGTCAGTGTTCTTGGGAAAGGTGCGATGAGCACTGTCTATCTGGTGGACGATCTGGCGCAGCCTGGCGCGCGGTGGGCCCTCAAGGAGATTCTCAGCACCCTCCTGGATCCCGCGGAGCAGCACGATGCCCTTGCCATGTTTGAGCAGGAGTGCGGGATACTGAAATCTCTCAACCATCCCGGGCTTCCCAAGGTGATTGACCATTTCGCCACTGACCGCGGACACTGTCTGGTCATGGAATATGTGGAGGGCGAAAGCCTCCAGGCCCGTCTTGTAAAAAGGGGGAGGCCCTTTGAGGTTGATGAGGTCCTCCCCTGGATCATTCAGATCAACGATATCCTGCAGTACCTCCACTCCCAGATCCCGCCGGTGATATTCAGGGATCTCAAGCCCTCAAATATAATGATCACCACCAGGGGCAGGGCCAAGCTCATTGATTTCGGGATCGCGAGGCACTTCGCCCCCGAAAAGGTGCGTGATACCTTCGTGATGGGGACACCAGGATTTTCAGCTCCAGAGCAGTATGGGAAGAAGCAGACTGACAGCAGGAGCGATCTTTACTCCCTGGGGGCGACGGCCTATTTCCTCGTGACAGGCGAGGATCTCGAGCAGTTCGTCTTTAACGTGCCGCCCGTCAACGCCTATGCCGCCGGAGCTCCCCCCTGGTTTGCCGGCCTTCTCTCGCGCCTGCTGGAGAATGACGCGGACAAACGCTTCCAGAGCGCCGCATCCCTGAAGCAGTATATAGAAGCCCATAAGGGCAGCACCGTTTCGCCGCCTTCCCCTCAGGCTGCCCCGTCCCCCCAGGCTCCTCTCCCACCGGTCTCAGCGCCTGTGACAACCACGGCGCCGCAGAAGATCATCCCCTTCATCTCAAGTCCATGGACCGCAATGGTAATCTTTATAATGTTCTTGATGATGGGGTGCGTTCCTTACGTGGGGCCCTTTTTCCTGATAGCCGGAGTCATCGGCATCCTGGTTCTGTGGTTTCTCTCTCTTTGCGCCCTGGTTTCCTCGCTGGTGAGAGCTGATTCTGATTCGGCCCGGGAGGCTGCCAAGGTCCTGGTGGGGATCACCCTCATCATAGGCCTTCCCGCCCTTGTAATCATTCCCAATATCATGCGGGCCCGCTCCTCCGGCCAGCTCACGGGCTGCAAGAGCAACGTCAAGAATATAGGGACTGCTCTTGAGATGTACGCCTCTGATAATGACAAGCTGTACCCCCTTACCATTGAAAAGGTCACCCCCATGTACCTTAAAATAATTCCCACCTGCCCCTCTGCCGGGAGGGACACCTACAGGGAGAGCTACATGCTCAACGCCGGAAGAGACGCCTATACCATCTATTGCAGGGGCTCATTTCACAAGGAAATAATGTGCGGCCCGGACTTCCCCCAGTATGATTCGGTGCAGGGTCTCATCGAGCCCGCTTACCGCTGA
- a CDS encoding HIT family protein, translated as MHECPFCSPDESRIIARSGLCFALYDLYPVNKGHALIIPSRHFSSYFDALADEVGDMHALLLRVQSLINEKFSPDGYNIGINCGGAAGQTVMHMHIHLIPRYRGDIDDPRGGVRKLKHNLVEYPENCTHHK; from the coding sequence ATGCATGAATGCCCCTTCTGCTCGCCTGACGAGAGCCGGATCATAGCAAGGAGCGGACTCTGCTTCGCCCTGTATGACCTCTATCCCGTCAACAAAGGCCATGCCCTGATTATCCCCTCAAGGCATTTTTCCAGTTATTTTGACGCCCTCGCTGACGAGGTGGGCGATATGCACGCCCTGCTCCTGAGAGTGCAGTCCTTAATCAACGAAAAATTCAGCCCCGACGGGTACAACATCGGCATAAACTGCGGCGGGGCAGCAGGGCAGACTGTCATGCACATGCATATTCATCTTATCCCCCGTTACCGCGGGGATATTGACGACCCGAGAGGGGGCGTGAGGAAATTAAAGCACAATCTTGTTGAATATCCAGAGAATTGCACCCATCATAAGTAA
- a CDS encoding protein kinase → MAVQPGSVLNGRYQVMRVLGEGGMARVYEAQDLSSARRCAIKEMEDSFQDEELRACAITQFRGEITLLLGLSHPNIPRVTDYFSHQASYFMVMDFIEGKDLDKLLKERGAPFPEKTIMQWGIELCRVLFYLHIQKPPVIFRDLKPSNIILSARGTLVLVDFGIARIFKAHKRGDTFHMGTEGYAAPEQYLENRQSDGRTDIYALGATLYHLATGQSPLFQFPHLRDLSPDIAAILRKATDLDPDDRFSSAKEMRIALEKACGISPDRRRPAIAMAAPSSTSTDKTSYMIERSSPKEAVKYCDKCGAQIRAKSRFCNRCGARA, encoded by the coding sequence ATGGCAGTACAACCAGGTTCGGTATTGAACGGGCGCTACCAGGTGATGAGAGTCCTTGGCGAGGGAGGAATGGCCCGGGTATATGAAGCGCAGGATCTCTCGTCAGCACGGCGCTGTGCCATCAAGGAGATGGAAGACAGCTTCCAGGACGAGGAGCTGAGGGCATGCGCCATTACGCAGTTCAGAGGGGAGATCACCCTGCTCTTGGGCCTCTCCCATCCAAACATCCCGAGAGTCACCGATTACTTTTCCCATCAAGCAAGCTATTTCATGGTCATGGACTTCATCGAGGGCAAGGACCTGGACAAGCTTCTCAAAGAGAGGGGTGCCCCCTTTCCCGAGAAAACCATCATGCAGTGGGGCATTGAGCTGTGCAGGGTCCTGTTCTACCTGCACATCCAGAAGCCGCCCGTCATTTTCAGAGATCTCAAGCCCAGCAACATCATTCTCTCCGCCCGGGGGACCCTGGTGCTCGTTGACTTCGGCATTGCCCGCATATTCAAGGCCCATAAGCGGGGCGACACTTTCCATATGGGCACTGAGGGCTATGCGGCTCCCGAGCAGTATCTGGAAAACCGCCAGAGCGACGGCAGGACTGATATTTACGCCCTCGGTGCAACGCTCTATCACCTGGCAACGGGACAGTCGCCTCTTTTCCAATTTCCGCACCTGCGGGACCTCTCGCCCGACATTGCGGCAATCCTCAGGAAAGCAACGGACCTTGACCCTGATGACCGCTTCTCCTCTGCAAAGGAGATGAGGATTGCCCTGGAAAAAGCCTGCGGCATCTCCCCTGACAGGAGGCGCCCGGCCATCGCCATGGCCGCTCCTTCTTCCACATCCACGGACAAGACATCGTATATGATAGAACGGTCCTCACCAAAAGAGGCGGTGAAATACTGCGACAAGTGCGGGGCTCAGATAAGGGCGAAAAGCCGTTTCTGCAACAGGTGCGGCGCCCGGGCCTGA
- a CDS encoding histidine kinase dimerization/phosphoacceptor domain -containing protein: protein MFREVVLILKARVAIVDDDDEFVDMLTIMLSTLGHEVVFSVSNGKEALDKMLDHNPDIVLMDIVLSNSLDGIETAGLINSIYKIPVIYMTGHTEDKFLEKAKLTEPFGYMLKPIRSNDLKHALEMGLYRSKVEKELKKYREHLEDLVNLRTHELQEANEKLVLALEEKHLLLRELNHRVKNNMQAISGLLRIQAASSGNKEVAQVLLDFEKRIQAIGLIHGKLQDSGDYMKVRLKPYLTDLAKNIVSTFENWAEVTLNIDISEVQICSEKAMTCGLVLNELISNSLKHAFNGTKKGTITITVKANSDIKIIFSDNGKGLPGDFSLDMLKTTGLHLVKLFVEDQLHGTLKMESKKGLTCTIAFPPEES, encoded by the coding sequence TTGTTCCGGGAGGTGGTTCTTATTCTCAAGGCACGCGTTGCCATAGTTGATGATGATGATGAGTTTGTGGATATGCTCACTATCATGCTCTCAACGCTGGGACACGAGGTGGTTTTCAGCGTTTCAAATGGCAAGGAAGCCCTTGACAAGATGCTTGATCACAACCCTGACATCGTGCTGATGGACATCGTGCTCTCCAACTCCCTCGACGGCATTGAGACGGCAGGCCTCATCAATTCCATCTACAAGATCCCGGTCATTTACATGACAGGGCACACGGAAGATAAATTCCTGGAAAAGGCCAAGCTGACGGAGCCCTTCGGCTATATGCTGAAGCCAATCCGCTCGAATGACCTCAAGCATGCCCTGGAAATGGGCCTCTACCGCTCAAAGGTTGAGAAGGAGCTCAAGAAATACCGGGAGCACCTGGAAGACCTGGTGAATCTCCGGACCCACGAGCTCCAGGAGGCCAACGAAAAGCTCGTGCTTGCCCTTGAGGAGAAGCACCTGCTTCTGCGCGAGCTCAACCACCGTGTAAAAAATAATATGCAGGCCATCTCGGGCCTTCTCAGAATCCAGGCGGCATCGTCGGGGAACAAGGAAGTGGCGCAGGTTCTCCTGGATTTTGAGAAGCGCATCCAGGCCATTGGCCTCATTCACGGGAAGCTCCAGGATTCAGGGGACTATATGAAGGTGCGCCTCAAGCCCTACCTCACCGATCTCGCGAAGAACATCGTCAGTACTTTTGAGAATTGGGCCGAGGTGACTCTGAACATTGATATAAGCGAAGTGCAGATATGTTCAGAGAAGGCAATGACGTGCGGTCTTGTGTTGAACGAGCTTATCTCAAACTCCCTGAAGCACGCTTTCAACGGTACGAAGAAAGGCACCATCACCATCACCGTCAAAGCGAACAGCGACATAAAAATTATCTTCAGCGACAACGGGAAGGGCCTCCCCGGTGATTTCTCTCTTGACATGCTGAAGACCACGGGGCTTCACCTTGTAAAGCTCTTTGTGGAAGATCAGCTCCATGGGACCCTGAAGATGGAGTCAAAAAAGGGCCTCACCTGCACCATCGCCTTTCCGCCCGAGGAATCCTGA
- a CDS encoding YiiX/YebB-like N1pC/P60 family cysteine hydrolase — MQIGDRSSFIPPEKPLAPREETPRNQEAVDSFTHQVPSDTPLAMKQQEGKSGAGNWFTKILDIRVPTTTPSITDERREEILKLIEPGDVILETNNAYPGWQRFEKLTMNSDYTHAAMYVGDGKFIEATTGDPSGKGVVENDLREYLEGRILVEIIRPPYKTPEDREAAVTYCRSQLGKPYDSDFSLKDDKSIYCAELVQRALQSVPNKIDTPLINVFGKQAVAPDSFEGIKDAKVVYTDHSNFWKNMASHYPVALGAAATAAATGAVLGPLGAMGGFVGGLLLSILVGNKMQTGQFGLGW; from the coding sequence ATGCAGATTGGTGATCGCTCATCGTTCATCCCCCCCGAAAAACCTCTGGCTCCCCGTGAGGAGACCCCCAGAAACCAGGAAGCCGTGGACAGTTTCACGCACCAGGTTCCTTCCGATACTCCCCTCGCAATGAAGCAACAGGAGGGAAAGAGCGGCGCAGGGAACTGGTTCACCAAGATCCTTGATATCCGGGTGCCCACCACGACACCTTCCATCACCGACGAGCGCCGGGAGGAGATATTGAAGCTCATTGAGCCCGGTGACGTCATCCTGGAGACCAATAATGCCTACCCCGGCTGGCAGCGCTTTGAAAAGCTCACGATGAATTCGGATTACACCCACGCGGCAATGTATGTCGGCGACGGGAAGTTCATAGAGGCCACCACGGGCGATCCCAGCGGCAAGGGCGTCGTGGAGAATGACCTGCGTGAATACCTCGAAGGGCGCATTCTGGTGGAGATCATCCGCCCTCCCTACAAGACACCGGAAGATCGGGAAGCTGCCGTCACCTACTGCAGGAGCCAGCTTGGAAAGCCTTATGACTCCGATTTCAGCCTGAAGGACGACAAGTCAATCTACTGCGCAGAGCTGGTGCAGCGAGCTCTCCAGAGCGTCCCGAACAAGATTGACACCCCCCTGATCAACGTGTTCGGCAAGCAGGCTGTGGCGCCCGACAGCTTCGAGGGAATCAAGGATGCCAAGGTTGTCTATACAGATCACAGCAATTTCTGGAAGAACATGGCATCCCATTACCCTGTAGCCCTCGGAGCAGCGGCCACAGCCGCGGCGACAGGTGCGGTGCTGGGGCCTCTTGGCGCGATGGGAGGCTTCGTGGGAGGCCTGCTCCTCTCCATTCTGGTGGGAAACAAAATGCAGACCGGCCAGTTCGGCCTGGGCTGGTAG
- a CDS encoding folate family ECF transporter S component: MRYKPRTLVMMALFIAISILLRRILTIHLPVGIVNFAGFPIILAGFLFGPLEGGLVGAISDILGYPLFPEGPYLPFFTLTSALTGIIPALTVKFSGIRGQIPLWLLILAIFTGQCITKVLLVPYIFSVYFGVPFVLKAAANFAVEIIHTPLYAMLAQPVLMLYGAMSGPERTAAKEFPATGSIGCAKLP; the protein is encoded by the coding sequence ATGAGGTACAAGCCAAGAACTCTCGTAATGATGGCGCTCTTTATTGCCATTTCCATCCTGCTGAGGCGGATTCTCACGATCCACCTTCCCGTTGGAATTGTCAACTTTGCAGGCTTTCCCATAATCCTGGCGGGGTTTCTCTTCGGCCCCCTTGAAGGAGGCCTCGTGGGAGCCATCAGCGATATCCTCGGCTACCCCCTTTTCCCCGAGGGGCCCTATCTGCCTTTTTTCACCCTCACTTCGGCCCTTACAGGCATAATCCCGGCTTTAACAGTTAAATTTTCAGGCATCAGGGGGCAGATCCCCCTGTGGCTTCTCATCCTGGCAATTTTTACCGGCCAGTGCATCACCAAGGTCCTGCTGGTGCCTTATATTTTTTCAGTTTACTTTGGCGTGCCCTTTGTCCTGAAGGCAGCAGCGAACTTCGCTGTGGAGATCATCCATACGCCGCTCTATGCCATGCTTGCCCAGCCAGTCCTCATGCTGTACGGAGCGATGAGCGGGCCTGAGCGCACCGCGGCAAAGGAGTTTCCCGCCACAGGCTCGATAGGCTGCGCAAAGCTGCCCTGA